The Candidatus Pantoea soli genome window below encodes:
- the gorA gene encoding glutathione-disulfide reductase yields the protein MTRHYDYLAIGGGSGGIASINRAAMYGQKCALIEAKALGGTCVNVGCVPKKVMWHAAQIAEAIHLYGPDYGFDTTVNRFDWSTLVKNRSAYIDRIHTSYDNVLGKNNVDVIKGFARFVDAHTVEVNGETITADHILIATGGRPSHPDVPGAEHGIDSDGFFELEALPKRVAVVGAGYIAVELAGVVNALGAETHLFVRKHAPLRSFDPLIVDTLVEVMQAEGPTLHTESQPKAVIKNADGSLTLQLENGHAQTVDCLVWAIGREPATDNLNLDVTGVALTEKGYIQVDKFQNTSVPGIYAVGDNTGAVELTPVAVAAGRRLSERLFNNKPDEHLDYSNVPTVVFSHPPIGTVGLTEPQAREQYGDDQVKVYKSAFTAMYTAVTQHRQPCRMKLVCVGPEEKIVGIHGIGNGMDEMLQGFAVALKMGATKKDFDNTVAIHPTAAEEFVTMR from the coding sequence ATGACCAGACATTATGACTACCTCGCCATTGGCGGCGGCAGCGGCGGTATCGCCTCCATTAACCGTGCGGCCATGTATGGCCAGAAGTGCGCGCTGATTGAAGCGAAAGCGCTGGGCGGCACCTGCGTCAACGTTGGCTGCGTACCCAAAAAAGTGATGTGGCACGCGGCGCAAATCGCTGAAGCGATCCACCTGTACGGTCCGGATTACGGCTTTGATACCACGGTTAACCGCTTTGACTGGTCGACGCTGGTGAAGAACCGCAGCGCCTACATCGACCGTATTCACACCTCCTATGACAACGTGCTGGGCAAAAACAACGTTGACGTTATCAAAGGCTTTGCGCGTTTTGTGGATGCGCACACCGTTGAAGTCAACGGCGAAACCATTACGGCTGACCATATTCTGATCGCCACCGGTGGCCGCCCAAGCCATCCGGACGTACCGGGCGCTGAACACGGCATTGATTCTGACGGCTTCTTTGAACTGGAAGCGCTGCCGAAGCGCGTTGCGGTAGTGGGCGCAGGCTATATCGCGGTGGAACTGGCGGGCGTGGTGAATGCGCTGGGCGCGGAAACGCACCTGTTTGTGCGTAAGCATGCGCCGCTGCGCAGCTTTGATCCGCTGATTGTCGACACGCTGGTTGAAGTGATGCAGGCCGAAGGCCCGACGCTGCATACCGAATCCCAGCCGAAAGCAGTGATCAAAAACGCGGATGGCAGCCTGACGCTGCAGCTGGAAAATGGTCACGCGCAGACGGTGGATTGTCTGGTGTGGGCGATTGGCCGTGAGCCCGCGACTGATAACCTGAATCTTGACGTCACCGGCGTGGCGCTGACGGAGAAAGGCTATATTCAGGTGGATAAATTCCAGAACACCAGCGTGCCAGGCATTTATGCGGTGGGCGATAACACCGGTGCCGTTGAGCTGACGCCGGTCGCGGTGGCCGCCGGCCGTCGTCTGTCCGAACGTCTGTTTAACAACAAGCCTGACGAACATCTGGATTACAGCAATGTGCCCACCGTGGTGTTCAGCCATCCGCCCATTGGTACCGTCGGCCTGACAGAACCGCAGGCGCGTGAGCAGTACGGCGATGACCAGGTCAAAGTGTATAAATCCGCCTTTACCGCGATGTACACCGCGGTAACGCAGCATCGTCAGCCGTGCCGCATGAAGCTGGTGTGCGTCGGGCCGGAAGAGAAGATTGTCGGCATTCACGGCATCGGTAACGGCATGGATGAGATGCTGCAGGGCTTTGCGGTGGCGCTGAAAATGGGCGCGACCAAAAAAGACTTCGATAACACCGTTGCCATTCATCCGACGGCGGCAGAAGAGTTTGTCACCATGCGCTAA
- a CDS encoding nucleoside recognition domain-containing protein, protein MNIISIIMTSGKAAVDVALYTLIPIMVVMLFIMKYLEVKGVLDFVVRHTTPLLKPLGITGLALFALIQLNFVSFAAPLAALAIMEKRGTSDRHMAATLAMLFCMGQANAFYPLIPDGLNWGAALLFSVCGGVAAAASTYHLFGRKLSDAALRNEDERVTSNDSNMGLIAVINSAGADAIRLALGSLPMLILSLSVVGVLKASGSIELLTQLLTPLLDWLHISTVYVLPALTKCLAGGTAYYGVVAGLAEKGLYSAHNINASAGLLIQTFDLPGIGIFLGLSSRFPRLFRFAVPGILLGIALRAAAHTLLF, encoded by the coding sequence ATGAATATCATCAGCATCATCATGACGTCCGGCAAAGCAGCCGTAGATGTGGCGCTCTATACGCTCATCCCGATCATGGTGGTGATGCTCTTCATCATGAAGTATCTGGAAGTTAAAGGTGTACTGGATTTTGTCGTGCGCCATACCACGCCGCTGCTGAAGCCGCTGGGCATCACCGGGCTGGCGCTGTTTGCACTGATTCAGCTGAACTTTGTCAGCTTTGCCGCGCCGCTGGCGGCGCTGGCGATCATGGAAAAACGCGGCACGTCCGATCGCCATATGGCGGCAACGCTGGCGATGCTGTTTTGTATGGGCCAGGCCAACGCCTTTTATCCGCTGATCCCGGATGGACTTAACTGGGGCGCCGCTCTGCTGTTCTCTGTTTGCGGGGGCGTGGCCGCAGCCGCCTCAACCTATCACCTGTTTGGCCGCAAACTCTCTGACGCCGCGCTGCGTAACGAAGATGAGCGCGTGACCAGCAATGACAGCAACATGGGGCTGATCGCCGTCATTAACAGTGCCGGTGCCGATGCGATTCGGCTGGCGCTGGGCTCGCTGCCGATGCTGATCCTCTCGCTGTCGGTGGTGGGCGTACTGAAGGCGTCCGGCAGCATTGAACTGCTGACGCAGCTTCTGACGCCGCTGCTGGACTGGCTGCATATCTCCACCGTCTATGTGCTACCGGCGCTGACCAAATGCCTGGCGGGCGGAACCGCTTACTATGGTGTGGTGGCGGGGCTGGCAGAGAAAGGGCTGTACAGTGCGCACAACATCAATGCCTCGGCGGGCCTGCTGATTCAGACCTTCGATCTGCCCGGCATTGGCATTTTCCTGGGGCTTTCCAGCCGCTTTCCGCGCCTGTTCCGCTTTGCCGTGCCGGGGATTCTGCTGGGGATCGCGCTGCGCGCCGCGGCGCATACGCTGCTGTTTTAA
- a CDS encoding zinc-dependent alcohol dehydrogenase family protein yields MKAMILKKPGGLDNLQLVDLPDPGQPGAGEIRVKIHATSLNFHDLLVANGTMPTDDGCIMMADGAGVVEEVGAGVTEFKAGDHVVSCFFPQWQDGLPDAPVSDFTRTPGDGAHGFAAEVVVRPAQHFTLAPRGWRHAEAATITTSGLTAWRALVGDAHLKAGDTLVTLGTGGVSITALQIAKALGARVIVTSSSDEKLARAQALGADDGINYRAVPAWGAAVQQLTNGRGADLVVELGGPGTLAESIAAVRTGGHIALIGVLTGTEGVVPTSLLMAKQARIQGLIVGHRRQQQDFVRALEQTGIRPVIGDSYGALADLPAAFSHQQSGSHFGKITVEW; encoded by the coding sequence ATGAAAGCGATGATCCTGAAGAAACCCGGCGGTCTGGATAACCTGCAGCTCGTGGATCTGCCCGATCCGGGCCAGCCCGGCGCAGGGGAGATCCGCGTGAAGATCCACGCTACCTCGCTGAACTTCCACGATCTGCTGGTAGCCAATGGCACCATGCCCACTGACGATGGCTGCATCATGATGGCGGACGGCGCGGGGGTGGTGGAAGAGGTCGGCGCGGGCGTAACAGAATTTAAGGCCGGCGACCACGTTGTATCCTGCTTTTTCCCGCAGTGGCAGGATGGACTGCCGGATGCACCGGTCAGTGACTTTACGCGCACGCCGGGCGATGGTGCGCACGGTTTCGCCGCTGAGGTGGTTGTACGTCCGGCGCAGCACTTCACGCTGGCCCCGCGCGGCTGGCGTCATGCCGAAGCGGCGACCATCACCACGTCCGGGCTGACGGCCTGGCGCGCGCTGGTCGGCGATGCGCACCTCAAGGCCGGAGACACCCTTGTCACGCTGGGCACCGGCGGCGTCTCCATCACCGCACTGCAGATTGCCAAAGCGCTGGGCGCGCGGGTGATCGTCACCTCCTCTTCGGATGAGAAGCTGGCGCGCGCGCAGGCGCTGGGTGCCGATGACGGGATTAACTACCGCGCTGTGCCGGCGTGGGGAGCGGCAGTGCAGCAGCTGACCAACGGGCGGGGAGCCGATCTGGTGGTCGAACTGGGCGGACCGGGCACTCTGGCGGAGTCGATTGCGGCGGTACGGACCGGCGGCCACATCGCGCTGATTGGCGTGCTGACCGGCACGGAAGGCGTGGTGCCGACCTCGCTGCTGATGGCAAAACAGGCGCGGATTCAGGGGCTGATCGTCGGCCATCGCCGCCAGCAGCAGGACTTTGTGCGTGCGCTGGAGCAGACCGGCATCCGGCCGGTGATCGGCGACAGCTATGGCGCGCTGGCCGATCTGCCGGCGGCTTTTTCACATCAGCAGAGCGGCAGCCACTTCGGCAAAATTACCGTCGAATGGTAA
- a CDS encoding hydrolase, which yields MSKLDLLDPQNSTLIFIDHQPQMSFGVANIDRQQLKNNTVALAKAGKIFDVPVIYTSVETESFSGYIWPELLAVHPESTPIERTSMNSWEDAKFVEAVKKTGRKKLVISALWTEVCLTFPALMALKEGYEVYVVTDTSGGTSVDAHERSVQRMVQAGAVPVTWQQVLLEYQRDWSRKETYDAVMDLVREHSGAYGMGVDYAYTMVHKAPQRQG from the coding sequence ATGTCTAAACTTGACCTGCTCGACCCACAGAACTCCACGCTGATCTTCATTGACCACCAGCCACAGATGTCTTTCGGTGTAGCCAATATTGATCGCCAGCAGCTCAAAAATAATACCGTCGCCCTGGCGAAAGCGGGCAAAATTTTCGATGTGCCGGTGATTTATACCTCTGTGGAAACCGAGAGCTTCAGCGGTTACATCTGGCCGGAACTGCTGGCGGTCCACCCGGAATCCACGCCGATTGAGCGCACCTCCATGAACTCCTGGGAAGATGCGAAGTTTGTTGAGGCGGTGAAGAAAACCGGCCGTAAAAAACTGGTGATCTCTGCCCTGTGGACTGAAGTGTGCCTGACTTTCCCGGCGCTGATGGCGCTGAAAGAGGGTTATGAAGTGTATGTGGTTACCGATACCTCAGGCGGTACCAGCGTGGATGCGCACGAGCGTTCTGTCCAGCGTATGGTGCAGGCCGGTGCGGTGCCGGTGACCTGGCAGCAGGTGCTGCTGGAGTACCAGCGCGACTGGTCGCGCAAAGAGACCTACGACGCCGTGATGGATCTGGTGCGCGAGCACAGCGGCGCCTACGGTATGGGCGTTGATTACGCCTACACCATGGTGCATAAAGCGCCTCAGCGTCAGGGATAA
- a CDS encoding bestrophin family protein has translation MIVRPPQHWFLRLFDWHGSVLVSIVFRLSLNLLMSVIALIGYPWFATLGIHLTTAPFSLIGVSIAIFLGFRNNASYARFIEARTLWGNLHIAQRSLLRQVKSVRGLRPEQVSDFIGLQLAFSWSLKHRLRHTDAQADLQRLLPAAWQPAVLGHPMPTSQIMLCMAEWLAQRRDEGLISDIVWQSMDENLNHFSACLGGCDRLAGTPIPFAYSLILHRTVYLFCTLLPFALVADLHLMTPLVSVFISYTFLSLESLAEELEDPFGTAPNHLPLDALCISLARNLQAMNNDFPLPAPHQPDAHFNLT, from the coding sequence ATGATTGTACGTCCGCCCCAGCACTGGTTTCTTCGGCTGTTTGACTGGCATGGTTCGGTGCTGGTCAGCATCGTGTTTCGCCTGTCGCTTAATCTGCTGATGTCGGTTATCGCCCTTATCGGCTATCCGTGGTTCGCCACCCTGGGTATCCATCTCACCACGGCACCGTTCAGCCTGATTGGGGTCTCCATCGCGATATTTCTCGGCTTCCGTAATAACGCCAGCTATGCGCGCTTTATTGAGGCGCGCACGCTGTGGGGTAATCTGCATATTGCACAGCGTTCCCTGCTGCGGCAGGTTAAAAGCGTGCGCGGCTTGCGCCCGGAACAGGTCAGCGACTTTATCGGCCTGCAGCTGGCGTTTAGCTGGAGCCTGAAACATCGCCTGCGTCACACCGATGCGCAGGCCGATCTGCAGCGTTTACTGCCGGCAGCCTGGCAGCCGGCGGTGCTCGGTCACCCCATGCCGACCTCGCAGATTATGCTGTGCATGGCGGAATGGCTGGCGCAGCGGCGCGATGAAGGGCTGATCTCCGATATCGTCTGGCAAAGTATGGATGAGAACCTGAACCATTTTTCCGCCTGCCTCGGCGGCTGCGATCGGCTGGCCGGCACCCCTATCCCGTTCGCCTACAGTCTGATTCTGCATCGCACCGTTTATCTGTTTTGCACGCTGCTGCCCTTTGCGCTGGTGGCCGATTTACATCTGATGACGCCGCTGGTGTCGGTGTTTATCTCCTACACCTTTTTGTCACTGGAGTCGCTGGCGGAAGAGCTGGAGGATCCGTTTGGCACCGCGCCCAATCATCTGCCGCTGGATGCGCTGTGCATCAGCCTGGCGCGCAATCTGCAGGCCATGAACAATGACTTCCCGCTGCCGGCACCCCATCAGCCGGATGCGCATTTTAATCTGACCTGA
- a CDS encoding alpha/beta hydrolase: protein MITRRRFILASAATVLSMTAGKLFARDDIIPLWPDEPPGGGGPSGLLRVSANGSWTNIVSPAIQRFRPENPNGEAVIVAAGGGYRFIGMGREAWPVARWLNASGYTAYVLSYRLPGEKWQAGNLAPLQDAQRAIRMVRSMERKVHLLGFSAGGHLLGMAAARPDFTTYPAQDPLDQIAPVADSVGLIYPVITLEAPYQHTKTHLMMVGRNATPTQEANWSVQNYVTRHYPPTFLAQAEDDHTSNPHNTELMRDTCRRMQVPVELIELSSGGHGFGLGKAGTPAALWDQAYVRWLDKLA from the coding sequence ATGATTACACGTCGTCGTTTTATATTGGCTAGCGCTGCCACCGTGCTTTCGATGACGGCGGGCAAACTGTTTGCGCGCGATGACATCATTCCGCTCTGGCCAGACGAACCGCCAGGCGGCGGCGGGCCATCCGGCCTGCTGAGAGTGAGCGCTAACGGCTCGTGGACCAATATTGTCTCACCGGCGATTCAGCGCTTTCGTCCGGAGAACCCGAACGGCGAAGCGGTGATTGTCGCGGCCGGTGGCGGCTACCGTTTTATCGGCATGGGGCGCGAAGCCTGGCCGGTGGCGCGCTGGCTGAATGCCAGCGGTTACACCGCCTACGTGCTGAGTTATCGTCTGCCCGGTGAGAAGTGGCAGGCGGGCAATCTGGCGCCGTTACAGGATGCGCAGCGTGCTATCCGCATGGTGCGGTCGATGGAGCGAAAGGTCCATCTGCTGGGCTTCTCTGCCGGAGGTCACCTGCTGGGCATGGCGGCGGCCCGTCCGGATTTCACCACCTATCCCGCGCAGGACCCGCTCGATCAGATCGCGCCGGTGGCAGACAGCGTTGGCCTGATCTATCCGGTGATCACGCTGGAAGCCCCCTATCAGCACACCAAAACGCACCTGATGATGGTAGGGCGCAACGCCACGCCAACGCAGGAAGCAAACTGGTCCGTGCAGAACTACGTGACCCGCCACTATCCGCCCACGTTCCTTGCCCAGGCAGAGGACGATCACACCTCAAACCCGCACAACACTGAACTGATGCGCGACACCTGCCGCCGTATGCAGGTCCCGGTGGAGCTGATTGAGCTGAGCAGCGGCGGTCACGGCTTTGGCCTTGGTAAAGCGGGCACGCCTGCGGCACTGTGGGACCAGGCTTACGTGCGCTGGCTGGATAAGCTGGCGTAA
- a CDS encoding cation:proton antiporter: protein MNFLAWTAATGGLLLLMSLASGWIHRGPVTSFGLYLFAGILCGPWMLNLLQIDIIGHAELAAHITEITMAASLFITGLKLRLPMTAHAWRVGVRLAFPAMLLTVGGMACLIHWIAGFPWPLSLAFGAIVAPTDPVLASLISVNDARDDDALRVALSSEAGMNDGSALPLLMLALLLIQPATFHLNELAGWAARDVLWAIGGGLGIGYLLGRMIGVLATRLRSAHEDVAPNDFLALALIALSYAAAQAVDASGFLATFAAGVGLRRAELRVTKRFPLEDLPEEKRYLPAEVLVNPNQRLAQSGGGMVKSVGLVVGDALSFGDTIERLLAAAMMVVLGITLAHHWNLTGIGLALLLFVVVRPLAVWLTTWRCEMPLMRRLLIGWLGIRGIGSINYIAYAWVHGMQGAQAEQMMDMALTLVVCSIVLHGITVTPLLNWRAARQAARAQQDET, encoded by the coding sequence ATGAACTTCCTGGCCTGGACCGCCGCTACCGGCGGTCTGTTACTGTTAATGTCGCTGGCTTCCGGCTGGATTCACCGGGGGCCAGTGACGTCATTTGGTCTGTACCTGTTTGCGGGCATCCTCTGCGGTCCGTGGATGCTGAACCTGCTGCAAATCGATATCATCGGTCACGCCGAACTGGCGGCGCACATCACCGAAATCACTATGGCCGCCTCGCTGTTTATCACCGGCCTGAAGCTGCGCCTGCCGATGACCGCGCACGCGTGGCGCGTCGGCGTCCGGCTGGCGTTTCCGGCGATGCTGCTGACGGTGGGCGGCATGGCCTGCCTGATTCACTGGATCGCCGGTTTTCCCTGGCCGCTGTCGCTGGCGTTTGGCGCGATTGTGGCACCCACCGATCCGGTGCTCGCCAGCCTGATTTCCGTCAATGATGCGCGCGACGATGATGCCCTGCGCGTCGCGCTCTCCAGCGAGGCCGGCATGAATGATGGCTCCGCGCTGCCGCTGCTGATGCTGGCGCTACTGCTGATTCAGCCTGCCACCTTCCATCTGAACGAACTCGCAGGCTGGGCGGCGCGGGATGTACTCTGGGCGATTGGCGGCGGACTGGGTATCGGCTATCTGCTGGGTCGGATGATTGGCGTGCTGGCAACCCGCTTGCGCAGCGCGCACGAAGACGTGGCCCCCAATGACTTTCTCGCACTGGCGCTGATCGCGCTGAGCTATGCGGCCGCGCAGGCGGTAGACGCTTCGGGCTTTCTGGCCACTTTTGCCGCGGGCGTCGGCCTGCGCCGTGCCGAACTGCGCGTGACAAAACGCTTCCCGCTGGAAGATTTGCCGGAAGAGAAGCGTTACCTGCCTGCTGAAGTGCTGGTTAATCCTAATCAGCGACTGGCACAAAGCGGCGGCGGCATGGTCAAATCGGTAGGGCTGGTGGTCGGTGACGCGCTGTCGTTTGGTGATACCATTGAGCGGCTGCTGGCGGCGGCGATGATGGTGGTGCTGGGCATTACGCTGGCGCACCACTGGAACCTGACCGGCATTGGCCTGGCGCTGCTGCTGTTCGTCGTGGTGCGGCCGCTGGCGGTATGGCTGACCACCTGGCGCTGCGAAATGCCGCTGATGCGCCGGCTGCTGATCGGCTGGCTGGGGATCCGCGGCATCGGCAGTATCAACTATATCGCTTACGCCTGGGTGCACGGTATGCAGGGTGCACAGGCGGAGCAGATGATGGATATGGCCTTAACGTTAGTGGTATGCAGTATTGTACTGCACGGCATCACGGTTACACCGTTGCTGAACTGGCGCGCTGCCCGTCAGGCGGCCCGCGCGCAGCAGGATGAAACGTGA
- a CDS encoding MFS transporter, protein MSAMSSSAVLPAEKLPAPLVFTLAAGAGLSVASIYYSQPMLNIISKQFHAGIGSVGMVPMLTQVGYALGILLLAPLGDRHDRRTIILVKGLLLMAALLLCGFSGGINALLVASFVTGLTATVAQDIVPASAALAPASSRGKTVGTVMTGLLVGILLSRVVSGVVAEYFGWRTMYMVAAAAVLLSSLALWRALPRFTPGTSVSYPRLLLSLAHLWQHHQTLRRAALAQGLLSVSFSAFWSTLALMLSERFHLDSAIAGAFGLAGAAGALAAPLAGSFADRIGPARVTQYGATLVILSFALMFLLPLLPVPVQLGLIVISTVGFDLGVQATLVAHQTLVYGLAPEARSRLNALMFTVVFIGMATGAALGSLALAHFGWPGVVTLATLSAGLALLIRLASRHLKN, encoded by the coding sequence ATGTCAGCCATGTCATCCTCCGCTGTTCTGCCCGCTGAAAAGCTGCCTGCACCGCTGGTATTTACCCTCGCTGCCGGTGCCGGCCTGAGCGTCGCCTCGATTTACTACAGCCAGCCGATGCTGAATATCATCAGCAAACAGTTTCATGCCGGCATCGGCAGCGTGGGCATGGTGCCGATGCTGACGCAGGTGGGCTATGCGCTGGGCATTCTGCTGCTGGCGCCGCTCGGCGATCGGCACGACCGCCGCACCATTATTCTGGTCAAAGGCCTGCTGCTGATGGCCGCGCTGCTGCTGTGTGGTTTTTCCGGCGGCATCAATGCGTTGCTAGTCGCCAGCTTTGTGACCGGATTAACGGCCACGGTGGCGCAGGATATTGTGCCGGCGTCGGCGGCGCTGGCACCGGCAAGCAGCCGCGGTAAAACCGTGGGCACGGTCATGACCGGGCTGCTGGTAGGGATTCTGCTGTCGCGCGTGGTGAGCGGCGTAGTAGCGGAGTACTTTGGCTGGCGCACCATGTATATGGTGGCCGCGGCGGCGGTGCTGCTGAGCAGTCTGGCGCTGTGGCGGGCGCTGCCGCGCTTTACGCCGGGCACCTCGGTCAGCTATCCGCGTCTGCTGCTGTCGCTGGCACATCTGTGGCAACACCACCAGACGCTGCGCCGCGCCGCGCTGGCACAGGGGCTGCTGTCGGTCAGCTTCAGTGCCTTCTGGTCAACACTGGCGCTGATGCTGAGCGAGCGCTTTCATCTCGACAGTGCGATTGCCGGTGCCTTTGGTCTGGCCGGTGCAGCAGGGGCGCTGGCGGCACCGCTGGCAGGCAGCTTCGCCGATCGCATCGGGCCCGCCCGCGTGACGCAGTACGGTGCGACGCTGGTCATTCTCTCTTTCGCCCTGATGTTCCTGCTGCCGCTGCTGCCGGTGCCGGTGCAGCTTGGCCTGATTGTCATCAGCACCGTCGGGTTTGATCTCGGCGTGCAGGCCACGCTGGTAGCGCATCAGACGCTGGTTTACGGTCTGGCACCGGAGGCGCGCAGCCGCCTGAACGCCCTGATGTTCACCGTGGTGTTTATCGGCATGGCGACCGGGGCCGCGCTGGGCAGCCTGGCGCTGGCGCACTTTGGCTGGCCGGGCGTGGTCACCCTGGCGACGTTGTCCGCCGGGCTAGCGTTACTGATTCGCCTTGCCAGTCGTCATCTGAAAAACTGA
- a CDS encoding LysR family transcriptional regulator, translating to MSTAASSDRIELMQTFIRIVESGSLSAAAHQLGTTQPTISRRLQALEQRLGLKLILRSTHGLKLTDDGERCYAQARQLVATWHALEDELTGTHDDPVGTLRVRAPHAFGQDQLIAPLVDYLQRYPRLNVEWMLNDRTPDFISENVDCAIQVGAPGDPSVVAVLLAEVPRFVVAAPALLAAHPAVQQVHELPQLPWLALTSFYHNEVALQHTRDGQTVNLAIAPRLASDSLYAVRKAALAGMGVAVVSSWVVQEDLARGALVQLLPAWQAPPLPVWLTYPWASYYPARLRHFFAMIRDVMPQLTGTRPVR from the coding sequence ATGAGCACAGCCGCCAGTAGCGACCGCATCGAACTGATGCAGACCTTTATCCGCATTGTGGAAAGCGGCTCGCTTTCTGCCGCCGCACACCAGCTGGGCACCACCCAGCCCACCATCAGCCGACGCCTGCAGGCGCTGGAACAGCGGCTGGGCCTGAAGCTGATACTGCGCAGCACGCACGGACTGAAACTCACCGATGATGGCGAACGCTGCTATGCGCAGGCGCGGCAGCTGGTCGCCACCTGGCACGCGCTGGAAGATGAGCTGACCGGCACACATGACGACCCGGTGGGTACCCTGCGCGTGCGGGCGCCGCATGCCTTTGGTCAGGATCAGCTGATTGCGCCGCTGGTGGATTACCTGCAGCGCTATCCGCGGCTTAACGTCGAGTGGATGCTGAATGATCGCACGCCCGATTTCATCAGCGAAAACGTTGACTGCGCCATTCAGGTCGGCGCGCCGGGCGATCCTTCCGTGGTGGCGGTGCTGCTGGCTGAGGTGCCGCGTTTTGTGGTGGCGGCTCCGGCGCTGCTGGCGGCGCATCCCGCCGTGCAGCAGGTGCATGAACTGCCGCAGCTGCCGTGGCTGGCGCTGACCAGCTTTTATCACAATGAGGTTGCGCTGCAGCATACCCGCGATGGTCAGACGGTTAACCTGGCGATTGCGCCCCGTCTTGCCAGCGACAGCCTGTATGCAGTGCGCAAAGCGGCGCTGGCCGGTATGGGCGTGGCGGTGGTGTCATCGTGGGTGGTACAGGAGGATTTAGCGCGCGGTGCGCTGGTACAGCTGCTGCCCGCGTGGCAGGCGCCGCCGCTGCCGGTGTGGCTGACCTATCCGTGGGCCAGTTATTATCCGGCCCGGCTGCGGCACTTTTTTGCCATGATTCGCGATGTGATGCCGCAGTTAACCGGCACGCGACCGGTGCGATAA
- a CDS encoding TIGR00645 family protein — protein MERFTENLMYASRWLLAPVYIGLSLGLLALTVKFFQEILHLLPNILSIAENDLILLLLSLVDMTLVGGLLVMVMLSGYENFVSKLDIAEHKEKLSWLGKMDSGSLKNKVAASIVAISSIHLLRIFMDARNVANDKLMWYVIIHLTFVLSAFVMGWLDAMSKMEKK, from the coding sequence ATGGAACGTTTTACCGAAAACCTGATGTATGCATCGCGCTGGTTGCTGGCACCGGTTTACATTGGACTTTCGCTGGGCTTGCTGGCGCTGACCGTTAAATTTTTTCAGGAAATTTTACACCTGCTACCCAACATTCTCAGTATCGCGGAAAACGATCTGATTCTCCTGCTGCTGTCGCTGGTGGACATGACGCTGGTGGGCGGTTTACTGGTGATGGTGATGCTCTCCGGTTACGAGAACTTTGTCTCGAAGCTGGATATCGCTGAGCACAAAGAGAAACTGAGCTGGCTGGGCAAGATGGATTCCGGCTCGCTGAAAAACAAAGTGGCGGCTTCCATCGTGGCGATCTCTTCCATTCATCTGCTGCGCATCTTTATGGATGCACGCAACGTCGCCAACGATAAGCTGATGTGGTACGTGATTATCCACCTGACGTTTGTGCTGTCGGCGTTTGTGATGGGCTGGCTGGATGCCATGTCGAAAATGGAGAAGAAGTAA